A single genomic interval of Thiovulum sp. ES harbors:
- a CDS encoding imidazole glycerol phosphate synthase, glutamine amidotransferase subunit (PFAM: Glutamine amidotransferase class-I~TIGRFAM: imidazole glycerol phosphate synthase, glutamine amidotransferase subunit), with translation MKVGIVNYNVGNLASVYNAFQKIGVNATIETDPEKLKNYDKILLPGVGAFGSAIEHLKETGMDKAVLEFSQSGKYMLGICLGMQLLFEESEEFGNHKGLSLINGKVKRFKEMNLKIPHMGWNRVHHTDNKTLFKGLKDPYLYFVHSYYVETKEEFVLGKTEYGIEFTSSVNRENIFGFQPHPEKSHENGLKILRNFSEL, from the coding sequence ATGAAAGTCGGTATTGTTAATTATAATGTCGGAAATCTCGCAAGTGTTTATAATGCTTTTCAGAAAATTGGAGTCAATGCAACCATTGAAACTGATCCAGAAAAACTAAAAAATTACGACAAAATCTTACTCCCAGGTGTTGGTGCTTTTGGTAGTGCAATTGAGCATTTAAAAGAGACTGGCATGGATAAAGCTGTTTTAGAATTTTCACAAAGTGGAAAGTATATGCTTGGAATTTGTCTTGGAATGCAATTACTTTTTGAAGAGAGTGAAGAGTTTGGAAATCACAAAGGTCTTAGTCTTATTAACGGAAAAGTAAAGCGATTTAAAGAGATGAATTTAAAAATCCCTCACATGGGCTGGAATAGAGTCCATCACACTGATAATAAAACTCTTTTTAAAGGTTTAAAAGACCCTTATCTCTATTTTGTCCATTCATATTATGTTGAGACGAAAGAGGAGTTTGTTCTCGGAAAAACAGAGTATGGAATTGAATTTACAAGCTCGGTAAATAGAGAAAATATTTTTGGTTTTCAACCTCATCCAGAAAAGAGCCATGAAAATGGTTTGAAAATTCTTAGGAACTTTTCAGAGCTGTGA
- a CDS encoding phosphoserine phosphatase SerB (PFAM: haloacid dehalogenase-like hydrolase~TIGRFAM: Haloacid Dehalogenase superfamily, subfamily IB, phosphoserine phosphatase-like; phosphoserine phosphatase SerB), with protein MKDIKLAVFDFDSTLMDGETIDFFAEELGISDEVAKITELAMNGEADFFESLTKRVSLLEGLSSDKVVEIAKNLPLMKGAKEIVSFLKENGATVVCFSGGFRCATSHAKDVLGLDADFSNTLHSKNGVLTGQVGGEMMFGSSKGDLIVRLQNLLGTDRKNTLVVGDGANDLSMFAHADYRVAFVGKEVLKKEANIVIDEKDLTLIQKHLI; from the coding sequence GTGAAAGATATAAAATTAGCAGTATTTGATTTTGATTCAACTCTCATGGATGGAGAGACAATTGACTTTTTTGCTGAAGAGTTAGGAATTAGTGATGAAGTCGCAAAAATCACAGAATTGGCAATGAATGGAGAAGCAGATTTTTTTGAGAGTTTGACAAAAAGAGTCTCTCTTTTAGAGGGTTTATCTAGTGATAAAGTTGTTGAAATTGCAAAAAACCTACCACTTATGAAAGGTGCAAAAGAGATTGTCTCATTTTTAAAAGAGAATGGTGCTACTGTTGTCTGTTTTAGCGGTGGTTTTCGTTGTGCAACTTCACATGCAAAAGATGTTTTAGGACTCGATGCTGATTTCTCAAACACTCTACACAGCAAAAATGGAGTTTTAACTGGACAAGTTGGTGGAGAAATGATGTTTGGGAGTAGTAAAGGCGACCTCATCGTTAGATTACAAAACTTACTCGGAACAGATAGAAAAAATACCCTTGTTGTTGGAGATGGTGCAAATGATTTAAGTATGTTCGCTCATGCAGATTATCGAGTTGCCTTTGTCGGAAAAGAGGTTTTAAAAAAAGAGGCAAATATAGTTATCGATGAAAAAGATTTGACTTTAATCCAAAAACATCTAATTTAA
- a CDS encoding twin arginine-targeting protein translocase TatB (TIGRFAM: twin arginine-targeting protein translocase TatB): MFDFGFFEFVVISVLAVLVLGPEKLPETLATIYKFIRKIKNFVLNTQKSIEKELELEDIKNELMKQKDELSMQRQQYEELMNRTIANPINEEISQVKKLESETKKEITMKRRDSAKEELHKIISGDKS; the protein is encoded by the coding sequence ATGTTTGATTTTGGTTTTTTTGAATTTGTTGTTATTTCTGTTTTAGCTGTTCTTGTTCTTGGACCAGAAAAACTGCCTGAAACACTTGCAACAATCTACAAATTTATTAGAAAAATTAAAAACTTTGTTTTGAATACCCAAAAAAGTATTGAAAAAGAGTTAGAGTTGGAAGATATTAAAAATGAGTTGATGAAGCAAAAAGATGAGCTTTCCATGCAACGACAGCAATATGAAGAGCTGATGAATCGCACAATTGCAAATCCGATAAACGAGGAGATTTCACAAGTCAAAAAACTTGAAAGTGAAACAAAAAAAGAGATTACAATGAAACGGCGAGATAGTGCAAAAGAGGAATTACACAAAATAATTAGCGGAGATAAGTCATGA
- a CDS encoding putative Zn-dependent hydrolase (beta-lactamase superfamily), with the protein MDEKFYYKKNGRFHSKYDGFKNISFRDILKWKFETRGKKRENFQLEKKIETEKLKTKKDYIVWLGHSTFLIQISGKRVLTDPVFGDVPLHKRISSTPYQVSDLPKIDYVLISHSHYDHLDIRSMRSISKFSNPKILVPLGIKKYLQKFENVFELDWFESLNDNLKIKFLPAKHWGRRGAFDLNRSLWGSFLVENIYFAGDTSYSDHFKMIGNSERVDIVLIPIGAYKPEKIMKSNHINPMEAVQSSLDLGVNFAIPMHYRTFKLSDEPLAEPMELFLKEAKERNLNVKTPKLGELLYLN; encoded by the coding sequence ATGGATGAAAAATTTTATTATAAAAAAAATGGTCGTTTCCACTCAAAATATGACGGTTTTAAAAATATCTCTTTTCGGGATATTTTAAAATGGAAATTTGAGACAAGAGGAAAAAAAAGAGAAAATTTCCAATTGGAAAAAAAGATTGAAACTGAAAAGCTAAAAACTAAAAAAGATTATATTGTTTGGCTTGGGCATTCAACTTTTTTAATTCAAATTTCTGGGAAACGAGTTTTAACTGATCCAGTTTTTGGTGATGTTCCTCTGCACAAGAGGATTTCGTCAACCCCTTACCAAGTTTCAGATTTGCCAAAAATAGATTATGTTCTCATTTCACACTCTCATTATGATCATCTTGATATTCGTTCGATGAGGTCAATTTCCAAATTTTCAAACCCAAAAATTCTTGTTCCTCTTGGAATAAAAAAATATCTCCAAAAATTTGAAAATGTTTTTGAATTAGATTGGTTTGAGAGTTTAAATGATAATTTAAAGATAAAATTTTTACCCGCTAAACATTGGGGACGGCGAGGTGCTTTTGATTTAAATAGATCGCTTTGGGGAAGTTTTTTAGTTGAGAATATCTATTTTGCGGGAGACACATCTTACAGCGATCATTTTAAAATGATTGGAAATAGCGAAAGGGTAGATATTGTCCTTATTCCAATCGGTGCATACAAGCCAGAAAAAATCATGAAAAGTAATCATATAAACCCAATGGAGGCTGTGCAATCCTCTCTAGATTTAGGAGTCAATTTTGCAATTCCAATGCATTATAGAACTTTTAAATTGAGTGATGAACCTCTCGCTGAACCAATGGAACTTTTTTTAAAAGAGGCAAAAGAGAGAAATCTAAATGTGAAAACTCCAAAATTGGGCGAACTTCTATATTTAAATTAG
- a CDS encoding twin arginine targeting protein translocase subunit TatC (PFAM: Sec-independent protein translocase protein (TatC)~TIGRFAM: Twin arginine targeting (Tat) protein translocase TatC), with amino-acid sequence MIDLNCSTLEELENIENDDRPFASLRPHLHEIKCRLKIVSILFVIFFAISFWQYSPILDWIVEPLQDALSVAKETTANGLDGKVTTHQVAGTFFVILKVAFFATFILLIPVFLWHGWGFIAPGLNEKEKKFTFPLVVGGTFMFAVGILFAYYIVMPFGFEFLILFGSEKFVPYIDIENYVGFFTKFGIGFGIAFQLPVIIFFLAHLGFVTDKDLKDFFKYAILIIFIISAILTPPDVLTQLLMAGPMTLLYGISILIAKTINPFKKDE; translated from the coding sequence ATGATTGATCTGAATTGTTCGACTCTTGAAGAGTTAGAAAATATTGAAAATGACGACCGACCTTTTGCATCGCTCCGACCTCATCTCCACGAAATTAAATGTCGGCTAAAAATTGTCTCAATTCTTTTTGTAATTTTCTTTGCAATCTCTTTTTGGCAATATTCACCAATTCTTGATTGGATTGTCGAACCTCTTCAAGATGCTTTAAGTGTTGCAAAAGAGACAACAGCAAATGGTCTCGATGGAAAAGTTACAACACACCAAGTAGCAGGAACATTTTTTGTAATTTTGAAAGTGGCATTTTTTGCAACTTTTATTCTTCTGATTCCTGTTTTTCTTTGGCACGGGTGGGGTTTTATTGCACCTGGTCTAAATGAAAAAGAGAAAAAATTTACTTTTCCGCTTGTTGTTGGTGGAACATTTATGTTTGCTGTTGGAATTCTTTTTGCTTACTATATTGTTATGCCGTTTGGATTTGAGTTTCTGATTCTTTTTGGTTCAGAAAAATTTGTTCCATATATCGATATTGAAAATTATGTTGGATTTTTTACTAAATTTGGAATTGGTTTTGGGATTGCTTTTCAGTTGCCTGTAATTATTTTCTTTTTAGCACATCTCGGTTTTGTTACCGACAAAGATTTAAAAGATTTTTTCAAGTATGCAATTTTGATTATTTTTATTATTTCTGCGATTTTAACTCCGCCAGATGTCTTGACACAACTTTTAATGGCTGGACCAATGACCTTGCTTTACGGAATCTCAATTCTTATCGCAAAAACCATTAATCCATTTAAAAAAGATGAATAA
- a CDS encoding prolyl-tRNA synthetase, family II (PFAM: YbaK / prolyl-tRNA synthetases associated domain; Anticodon binding domain; tRNA synthetase class II core domain (G, H, P, S and T)~TIGRFAM: prolyl-tRNA synthetase, family II) — protein sequence MRFSRSFIVTSKESPSDATLPSHSLLIRGGYINGVASGLYNFLPLGKIALENIRKVVKEELDKAGCSEVELSFVTPAEMWEESGRLQKFGDELLRFKDRKDNLFVLGPTHEEMMVNLVKNRITSYKQLPQNLYQIKTKFRDEARPRFGLMRGREFLMKDGYSFHATEEDMKREFELMEETYSKILMRLELDFRVVDADSGVIGGSGSKEFMVLADSGEDTLVVCRHCSYGANIETAKRKKPKTPKNEPEMEMKFTKFKTPDMKKIEDLANFFRIEKYFFIKAVVKKAIFEDSEEVVIFFLRGSDELEETKAKNSIGALELEDISEEEISNAELVAGFVGPVELNSKFTIVFDEDLRNAENMICGANEVDYHYIGVNLKDLAPNTTFADLIAVQEGDHCPHCGKSLEYKKGIEVGHIFQLGTQYSEKLDANFLDQNGKSRPFVMGTYGIGVSRLLAGIVEQHHDDLGMVLPPLVSPYLVNILVSNVKNSDEVEFGEYLYQHLQENGVSAILDDRKDRFGFKIKDAELIGFPLTVIIGKSLKDGEVELYYRKEKRKEKVSKDEALKLLLSHGATL from the coding sequence TTGAGATTTTCACGATCTTTCATTGTTACATCAAAAGAGAGTCCAAGCGATGCGACACTACCAAGCCACTCACTACTAATCCGAGGTGGTTATATAAATGGTGTTGCAAGTGGGCTTTACAATTTCTTACCACTTGGAAAAATAGCACTCGAAAATATTAGAAAAGTTGTAAAAGAGGAATTAGACAAAGCGGGATGTTCAGAAGTTGAACTCTCATTTGTTACTCCAGCAGAAATGTGGGAAGAGAGTGGGCGACTACAAAAATTTGGAGATGAATTACTCCGATTTAAAGATAGAAAAGATAATTTATTTGTGCTTGGTCCAACTCATGAAGAGATGATGGTAAATCTTGTAAAAAATAGAATTACAAGCTACAAGCAACTTCCACAAAATTTATATCAAATAAAAACAAAATTCCGAGATGAAGCAAGACCAAGATTTGGACTTATGCGAGGTCGAGAATTTTTGATGAAAGATGGATACTCATTTCATGCGACTGAAGAAGATATGAAACGAGAATTTGAATTGATGGAAGAGACATATTCTAAAATTTTGATGAGACTCGAATTGGATTTTCGAGTTGTTGATGCGGATTCTGGAGTAATTGGTGGTAGCGGAAGCAAGGAATTTATGGTTCTTGCCGATTCTGGTGAAGATACACTTGTTGTTTGTCGGCACTGTTCATATGGTGCAAATATCGAAACGGCAAAAAGAAAAAAACCAAAAACTCCAAAAAATGAGCCAGAAATGGAGATGAAATTTACAAAATTCAAAACTCCAGATATGAAAAAAATTGAAGATTTAGCAAACTTCTTTAGAATTGAGAAATATTTTTTTATAAAAGCAGTTGTAAAAAAAGCAATTTTTGAAGATAGTGAAGAGGTTGTAATATTCTTTTTACGAGGTTCTGACGAACTTGAAGAGACAAAAGCTAAAAATTCGATTGGTGCTTTGGAATTAGAAGATATTTCTGAAGAAGAAATTTCAAATGCGGAATTAGTTGCGGGATTTGTTGGACCAGTTGAGTTGAATTCAAAATTCACAATTGTGTTTGATGAAGATTTGCGAAATGCTGAAAATATGATTTGTGGTGCAAATGAAGTGGATTATCACTACATTGGTGTAAATTTGAAAGATTTAGCCCCAAACACAACTTTCGCCGACCTCATCGCAGTTCAAGAGGGAGACCACTGTCCGCATTGTGGAAAAAGTTTGGAATATAAAAAAGGGATAGAAGTTGGACATATTTTCCAACTCGGCACACAATATTCGGAAAAACTTGATGCAAATTTCTTAGATCAAAATGGAAAAAGCAGACCTTTTGTTATGGGAACTTATGGAATTGGTGTGAGTCGTCTTCTTGCAGGAATTGTTGAACAACACCATGATGATTTGGGAATGGTTCTACCGCCACTTGTCTCTCCGTATCTTGTAAATATTCTGGTTTCAAATGTAAAAAATAGCGATGAGGTAGAATTTGGCGAATATCTGTATCAGCATCTACAAGAAAATGGTGTTTCCGCAATTCTTGACGACCGAAAAGACCGTTTTGGATTTAAAATTAAAGATGCGGAACTAATTGGTTTCCCTCTCACTGTTATTATTGGAAAATCTCTAAAAGATGGTGAAGTTGAACTTTACTATCGAAAAGAGAAGCGAAAAGAGAAAGTTTCTAAAGATGAAGCACTCAAACTACTTTTAAGCCACGGAGCAACTCTATGA
- a CDS encoding ABC-type oligopeptide transport system, periplasmic component (PFAM: Bacterial extracellular solute-binding proteins, family 5 Middle): MIKFISKRKELILRILLLPTLLFSGYSFSLLGEPKYLESSTFEYANEKAQKGGDIKLGVGGTFDSLNPFILKGNSADGIDLIYDSLVVKSDDEVASYYGLLAKDTEISEDWKSVVFTISEDAKFSNGKSVLATDVEFAFKTLLEKGSPIYKAHLKGIENIEILNERKIEFTLSEDSSRDLIATIGEMLIFPKSENWGDGIPIGSGAYKIEKFESGKFVKFERRKDYWGENILPNRGKNNFDSITYEYYRDENVLFEAFKSRNYHFRLENMSKNWATAYGDLDERFVVEEIKNRVPQGMQGYFFNSRLSKFSNWRVRRGIALAFDFEWANQNLFYGQYTRSNSFFANSIFDSGKFKMPIAGGSYQIRPSLRSAMRSLKSAGCYLKDGKLFFKNGERVKFEVLLYSQGFVRITLPFKRNLAKLGIDLEIKVVDISQYIERVKKHDFEMIVSSRSQPLLIGGEQFSFWHSSLANVEGSQNIAGVNNKIVDFLIGKIKSAKNLEELKNSVFKLDRELLTNFYVIPQWHIDKFRVAYWNRIHRPKNSPPYDLGFSYWWFE; this comes from the coding sequence TTGATAAAATTCATTTCAAAAAGAAAAGAATTGATTTTACGAATTTTACTTTTACCAACTCTACTTTTTTCAGGCTACTCATTTTCGCTTTTGGGAGAACCAAAATATTTAGAAAGTTCTACTTTTGAGTATGCAAATGAGAAAGCACAAAAAGGCGGAGATATAAAATTGGGAGTTGGAGGAACTTTTGACTCGCTAAATCCGTTTATTTTAAAGGGAAATTCTGCCGACGGAATAGATCTTATTTACGATTCGCTCGTTGTTAAGTCTGATGATGAGGTTGCATCATATTATGGACTTTTAGCAAAAGATACAGAGATTTCAGAAGATTGGAAAAGTGTAGTTTTTACGATTTCAGAAGATGCAAAATTCTCAAATGGGAAATCTGTTTTGGCGACTGATGTTGAATTTGCTTTTAAGACTCTATTAGAAAAAGGGTCGCCAATTTATAAAGCCCACCTAAAGGGAATTGAAAATATAGAAATTTTAAATGAACGGAAAATTGAATTTACTCTTTCAGAAGATTCGAGCCGAGACCTCATCGCAACAATTGGGGAGATGCTAATTTTTCCAAAAAGTGAGAATTGGGGAGATGGAATTCCAATTGGTAGTGGTGCTTATAAAATTGAGAAATTTGAGAGCGGAAAATTTGTGAAATTTGAGAGAAGAAAAGACTATTGGGGTGAAAATATCTTGCCAAATCGTGGAAAAAATAATTTTGACTCTATCACTTACGAATATTACCGAGATGAAAATGTTCTTTTTGAAGCTTTTAAATCCCGAAATTACCACTTTAGACTTGAGAACATGTCGAAAAATTGGGCAACAGCTTATGGTGATTTAGATGAGAGATTTGTAGTTGAAGAGATTAAAAATCGTGTTCCACAAGGAATGCAAGGATATTTTTTCAACTCTCGACTCTCAAAATTTAGCAATTGGAGAGTTAGAAGAGGAATTGCTTTAGCTTTCGATTTTGAGTGGGCAAACCAAAATCTTTTCTATGGTCAATACACAAGAAGCAATAGTTTTTTTGCGAATTCCATTTTTGACTCAGGCAAATTCAAAATGCCTATTGCAGGGGGAAGTTATCAAATTCGTCCATCTCTTCGTTCGGCGATGAGGTCGCTAAAAAGTGCTGGTTGTTATCTCAAAGACGGAAAGTTATTTTTTAAAAATGGTGAAAGAGTGAAATTTGAAGTTCTTCTTTATTCTCAAGGTTTTGTAAGAATTACACTACCTTTCAAAAGAAATTTAGCAAAACTTGGAATTGATCTTGAAATTAAAGTTGTTGATATTTCTCAATATATTGAGAGAGTGAAAAAACATGATTTTGAAATGATTGTCTCTAGTCGTAGCCAACCACTTTTAATTGGTGGTGAGCAATTTAGTTTTTGGCACTCATCTCTCGCAAATGTGGAAGGGAGTCAAAATATTGCGGGAGTAAATAATAAAATAGTCGATTTTCTAATTGGAAAAATTAAAAGTGCGAAAAATTTGGAAGAGCTAAAAAATTCTGTATTTAAACTTGATAGGGAACTTTTGACAAATTTTTATGTAATTCCGCAGTGGCATATTGATAAATTTCGGGTGGCATATTGGAATCGAATCCACCGCCCAAAAAATTCACCACCTTACGATTTAGGTTTTAGCTATTGGTGGTTCGAGTAG
- a CDS encoding formyltetrahydrofolate deformylase (PFAM: ACT domain; Formyl transferase~TIGRFAM: formyltetrahydrofolate deformylase) produces MTTYRVLIQTKDERGLVSKVSQLFSEMSLNIISNNEFVDSEEALFFMRSEIAGENCDVKKLENGLREILPRFSQIQIVDSSKRKKIVILVTKESHCLGDILMRTYDDELHSDIVGVFGNYDNLKLLVEKFDIQFETISHVNLDRESHAKIMKREIKKLEFDYIVLAKYMRILPPSFVREFKHKIINIHHSFLPAFIGANPYKQAYERGVKIIGATAHFVTDDLDEGPIIGQSITQVDHTYSWKDMQKAGRDIEKIVLSKALKLVLDDRVMLYNNRTVIF; encoded by the coding sequence TTGACAACTTATAGAGTTTTAATCCAAACAAAAGATGAACGGGGTCTTGTTTCTAAAGTTTCACAACTTTTTTCAGAAATGAGTCTAAATATTATTTCAAATAATGAGTTTGTCGATTCTGAAGAGGCTCTTTTTTTTATGCGAAGTGAAATTGCTGGTGAAAATTGTGATGTCAAAAAATTAGAAAATGGGTTGCGGGAAATTCTTCCGCGATTTTCTCAAATTCAAATCGTTGATTCATCAAAAAGGAAAAAAATTGTAATTCTTGTTACAAAAGAGAGTCATTGTCTTGGCGATATTTTGATGAGAACTTATGATGATGAATTGCATTCTGACATTGTTGGAGTTTTTGGAAACTACGACAACTTAAAATTGCTAGTTGAAAAATTTGATATTCAGTTTGAAACTATTTCTCATGTAAATTTGGACCGAGAAAGTCATGCGAAAATCATGAAAAGAGAAATCAAAAAGTTGGAATTCGACTACATTGTTCTTGCAAAATATATGAGAATTTTACCACCCTCTTTTGTGCGGGAATTCAAACACAAAATTATAAATATTCACCACTCATTTTTACCTGCATTTATTGGTGCAAATCCGTACAAACAGGCTTACGAACGGGGTGTGAAAATTATTGGTGCGACTGCTCATTTTGTTACTGATGATTTAGATGAAGGTCCAATTATCGGGCAGAGTATTACACAAGTTGATCACACTTATAGTTGGAAAGATATGCAAAAAGCAGGGCGAGATATTGAGAAAATTGTTCTCTCAAAAGCATTAAAACTTGTGCTTGACGATCGAGTTATGCTTTACAATAATCGGACGGTTATTTTTTAG
- a CDS encoding cation diffusion facilitator family transporter (PFAM: Cation efflux family~TIGRFAM: cation diffusion facilitator family transporter), with amino-acid sequence MSNNSKFWAIIVLNFVIVGFEIAFGVVSNSIALITDAFHNLGDIVAVIISFIATLFAKKSPTIRNSYGYIRSEMMATFVNSLLLILTMLFLLYETVVALFSQSEAVDGSAMILVATIALFANGISAYLLLTLQKGKKDLNIRSAYLHFLADSLLSFSVIVGGLVIYFFGIFIVDKILSLIFSIYIIYSSLPLLRRSFFSLMDLNHSIDASKIEKKVLEFDEVESIHDVHVLEPSQNHSFFYAHIVVKDELSLQNIDDLIDKIEKILFEFGINHSVIQPESAKHSKLPLIKETYS; translated from the coding sequence GTGAGTAATAATAGTAAATTCTGGGCTATCATTGTTCTAAATTTTGTCATTGTTGGATTTGAAATCGCTTTTGGAGTTGTTTCAAACTCAATAGCTCTAATAACAGATGCCTTTCACAATCTTGGCGATATTGTTGCGGTTATTATCTCGTTTATAGCAACACTCTTTGCAAAAAAATCGCCGACAATTCGGAACAGTTATGGATATATTCGTAGCGAGATGATGGCAACTTTTGTCAATTCTCTACTTTTAATTCTGACAATGCTTTTTCTACTTTATGAAACAGTTGTTGCTCTTTTTTCTCAGAGTGAAGCAGTCGATGGCTCTGCGATGATTTTGGTTGCAACAATTGCACTTTTTGCAAATGGAATAAGTGCTTATCTTCTTCTAACTCTACAAAAAGGAAAAAAAGATTTAAATATTCGTTCCGCATATTTGCATTTTCTAGCAGATTCTCTTTTGTCTTTTTCAGTAATTGTTGGCGGACTTGTTATTTACTTCTTTGGAATTTTTATTGTTGATAAAATTCTTTCGCTTATCTTTTCAATTTACATAATTTACTCTTCACTTCCGCTTTTACGACGAAGTTTCTTCTCACTTATGGATTTAAATCATTCAATCGATGCTTCTAAAATTGAGAAAAAAGTTTTGGAATTTGATGAGGTCGAGTCGATTCATGATGTTCATGTTCTTGAACCATCTCAAAATCACTCTTTTTTCTATGCTCATATCGTTGTTAAAGATGAACTTTCGCTACAAAATATTGATGATTTAATTGATAAAATTGAAAAAATTCTTTTTGAATTTGGAATAAATCATTCAGTAATTCAACCAGAAAGTGCAAAGCATTCAAAACTTCCTCTTATAAAAGAGACCTATTCTTAA
- a CDS encoding methyltransferase family protein (PFAM: Methyltransferase domain), giving the protein MERVEKSFSRSSSNYEQEAFLQNEISKKLLNEISGNFKNVLDLGCGTGFICKNREFTFENFLGIDISPNMLELHPKSDNCKTEISDFDSFSDFQNFDLIISSSSLQWSKNLKAIFEKFENLDSAIHLAIFTNRTFIELQNELEIVSPIPALAEILNFAKNFSYRVEKGVLEFSSSKELLEYIRKSGVSGGWNLSKIGKLKKMLNRDEVKKLSFEIVYLQKS; this is encoded by the coding sequence TTGGAAAGAGTTGAAAAAAGTTTTTCTCGTTCAAGTTCTAATTATGAGCAAGAGGCATTTCTACAAAATGAAATTTCTAAAAAACTTTTAAATGAAATTTCAGGGAATTTTAAAAATGTTCTTGACTTAGGTTGCGGAACAGGGTTTATTTGCAAAAATAGAGAATTCACTTTTGAAAATTTTCTTGGAATTGATATTTCCCCAAACATGCTAGAACTTCATCCAAAAAGTGATAATTGCAAAACAGAAATCAGCGATTTTGACTCTTTTTCTGATTTCCAAAATTTTGACTTGATAATCTCTTCGTCATCTCTTCAGTGGAGTAAAAATTTAAAAGCGATTTTTGAGAAATTTGAAAATCTGGATTCTGCAATTCATTTAGCTATTTTTACAAATAGAACTTTTATTGAATTGCAAAATGAGCTAGAAATAGTTTCCCCGATTCCTGCACTTGCGGAAATTTTGAATTTTGCAAAGAATTTTTCATACAGGGTTGAAAAGGGTGTTTTGGAATTCTCATCTTCAAAAGAGCTATTAGAATATATTCGGAAAAGTGGAGTTTCTGGAGGTTGGAATCTCTCAAAAATTGGCAAACTCAAAAAAATGTTAAATCGCGATGAGGTCAAGAAACTATCTTTTGAAATTGTATATTTGCAAAAAAGCTAA